The Paenibacillus mucilaginosus 3016 genome includes the window TGCAGGTGACCTTCATGAATCAGACGTTCACCCTCAAGGTGGATGATGTGCTGAAGCGGTTCATCGAGCAGGCCAAAACGGGAGCGGCAGGATAAGCCTGACTTTCGGCTGGATTGTAGGACGAAGCGGCCGGCGGCCGAACTCAGAGGTACGGAGGTGAAGACGGATGAACGTGTGGAGTTATGTGAGCGGGCTCAATCTGGTCACGGTGCTGATCGCCCTGGTCTTCGGAATCTCGGTGCTGCAGGGGCTGCTCCGAGGGGCAACTTCCTCGGCCAAACGGCTTGCGCTCATGGTCACGGAAGGGGCGGCCACACTGCTTGGCCTCTTCCTCTCCTGGGAGCTGACCGAATGGGCGTCTCCGCAGGTCCAGCTGTGGCTGGCCTCCCGGACTCTGTCCATACCACCCGCGGAACTGGGCTTCTGGGAGCAGCTGTACTATACGGGCGTGACGGGGCTGCGGGATTTTTCGCTCCTGCGCTTTGCCCTCCTGTTCGTTATCGGTTACGGCCTCATCAAGCAGCTGCTCTACCGGCTGATCGATCCGTTCGTGGACAGCTGGCTCTCCGAGCCGGCGCCGCCGGGGAGGCAGCGCACGGCCCCGTCCTTCCTGAGCTCGCTCGTCGGCGGAGTGATCGGAGCCGTCACGGGAGCAGGCCGCAGCCTTCTCATGATTGCGCTGCTCTTCATTCTGACGACGCTGCTGCCTCAGACGCCGTTGACCTCGTATATCGGCGCGTCGGAGCTGTACCGCAAAGGGGCGACGGAAGTGATCCGTCCGGTCACCGGGGACTTCATCGAACAGCGTCTTCCGGTGTTCACCCGGCAGGTCGAGGAGGAATTCGCCTCTATCCTTCAGCGCAAGTACGAATTGGTGGACGCCCATATCCCCGGCAATATTGCCGACGCTGCCAAGGAAATTGCGGCGAAGGGCAGGAATGACGAAGAGAAGGCGAAGCTTCTCTACCAATGGGTCGGCACCCGGGTGAAGTACGACTGGGAGAAGGTGCGGCTCTACGAGGAGCAGCGGATCTGGAAGGAGCAGACGCCGGAAGAGACCTTTGCCACCAAGGCGGGCGTGTGCATTGACTTCTCCCGCCTGTATGCGGTGATGGCAAGGTCCATCGGGCTGGATGTGAAGGTGGTGACCGGTCTCGGCTACGACGGGAGAGGCGGGTACGGGCCGCATGCGTGGAACGAGGTCTATCTTGCCGAGGACCAAAAGTGGGTTCCGCTGGATTCCACCTGGGTCGCTTCGGGCGGCAACTGGTTTAATCCTCCGAATTTTCAGGAGACGCATATCAAGGAAGTGTGAGGAAGTACAACCGATGCGGGACATACCGGGGAACCGGGGTGGCGTCAGGCCTGGAAGAAGCCCAGAGGGGCTCTCCTCCGGGTCTTTTTTAACCTGCCACGGATTTGTGGTACACTGAAACACGGCAGAAGGAAAGGTCAGGTGTGTTCGGTTGGCGCTAAGCAAACGATTGGATGAGTATAAAGCGGTCTTCTTTGACGTGGGCGATACGCTGCTGACGATTCCGGCGGCTCAGGTGATCATGGGGCGGTTTCTCGCCGCGCGTGATTTTCATCCGGACGAAGCCCGGATCGGCGAACTTTTTACGGAGGCCTTTCGTCTATTTTATTACGGAAAAGAAGTCGGGGCCTTCGAGGCGTGCACGCCGGAAACCGACCGGCAGTTCTGGATCCGGCTTTATGGCTATATTCTCGAGCATCTGGGCGTGGAAGAACAGAAGTGGACCCCGGAGCAGGTGCACGCCTGCTGCCATGAGCTCTATGATCTGTTTACCTCGCCGGAGCATTATTCTCTCTTTGCCGATGTGCAGGAGGTGCTGGCATCGCTTCAGGCCCGCGGGCTGCGGCTGGGCGTGATTTCGAACTTCGCTCCGACGCTGCCGGCCATACTGGAGAGCAAAGGAATTCTGCACTTTTTTGACCCTGTGGTGGTTTCGACGCTGGCGGGACTGGAGAAGCCGGACCCGGCAATCTTCACCCTGGCCTTGAAGGAGGCGGGACTTCACCCCTCCGACGTGCTCTATGTGGGAGACCATGACATCAACGACGTCTGGGCGCCGAACCAGGTGGGCATCGATGCCGTCAAAATCCTGAGATACGAGTATCATTCCGGGACGGGTATCCGTTCCCTGAGGGAGCTGCTGGACTCATAATTTTTTTAAAAAATTTATCCAACAAGAGGTTTATGAGCAGATGATGACATCATTCCGATCGAAGGAGCCGGGCAAGCGTCCGTGGGATTCACGTCGCGCGCGGGTGAATGTGCTGTTTTTTATCGTATTCGTGATGTTCTCGATCCTCGTCGTCCGGCTGGCGACACTGCAGTTTGTCCAGGGGGATGAGCTCAAGCAGGCGGAGACGGAGTTCACCGAGAGCTCAACGCCGATCGCCCCGATCCGCGGCAATATCTTCGACCGCAACGGGGCTCCGCTGGCTTACACGGTGTCGACGCAGTCGCTCTTTTTCCGCATTACCGAGGGCGATCTCTCCGAGCGGATGGACGAGATTATCGCGCTGGCGGGAGAGCTTGAGAAGATCTTCGCGAATTACGGCAACAAGAACTTGAAGCCGCTGACCGCAGCGGAGATCGTGGAGCGGATGGACGTCGGCTTTGACATCAACAAGCAGGAAACCAAGATTAACGGCTATTCCTACATGCCGCGGCGCATCAAGTCGGACTTGACCGCCGAGGAGATCGCGTATCTGCTGGAACACCGCGACGAGCTGAAGTGGCTTGAGGTCACAGAGGAAAGCGCCAGAGTGTACGATGAACGCAACCTGGCCGTGCATTTGATCGGGTATCTTCGGCCCTTCTCCGCCGCGGTGAATGTGGAGAACTCCTACCTGAGCACCTATCGGGACAAAAAGGACGAATACCTTGGGGATGAATACGTCGGGTATGACGGCTTGGAGTTCCTGTATCAGGAAGAGCTCAGGGGAGAGAACGGAACCAAGTCCTATCCGGTCAACGCCGCCCAGAAGATCACCGGTCCTTATACGCTCACACCGCCGATCAAAGGCAACAACCTGATCCTCTCGATGGACCGGGAGGTGCAGCAGGTGGCCGAGGATGCGGTGACAGAGCATCTGGCCGCAATGAAGAGAGCTTCAGGCGGCTCCGTTCTGGGCCAGGGCCGGGAAGCGGTGGCCGGCTATGCCGTAGCCATGGAGGTGGATACGGGCAAAGTCATGGCCATGGCCTCGATGCCGGATTACGATCCGAATATCTGGCATGGCGGGGTGTCGGGCGGGGAGTGGAACGAGATCCGCTGCCGGTACCTGAACGGGGCGATCCGGGAACGCTGCGCGGATGTGCCGGAGAAGGAGATCAGCAAGCATCCGCCTTCGCTGGTGCCGCTCGGCTCCACGATCAAACCGCTTACCGTGCTGCTCGGACTGAACGAGAAGCTGTTCGCTCCGTATGAGACGTACAATGACACGGGCACCTACACGTACGGCAAAGATAAGAGCCGGGTGAACAACTCGGGCTTCAAGTCATATGGGCCGATCAATGCATCAAAGGCCATCGAGGTGTCGTCGAATACCTTCATGGCGGCGATGATCGGCGAGAGGCTTTACAACCGCGGAGGCAGCCCGCTCGACGTATGGGATCAATACATGAAGAAGTTCGGTCTCGGCGTCCGGACCGGAAGCGATCTTCCAGGCGAGAGCCCGGGCGATATCTATTATTACGATACGGTCAAGCAGGCCAGTACGCAGGCGGCGCTTGTCCAGGCCTCCTTCGGCCAGCAGGGACGCTATACCGCCCTGCAGCTGGCCCAGTACACGGCGATGCTGGCCAATAAGGGCAAGCGGCTGAAGCCGCTGTTCGTGGACCGGATCGTCACGTACGACAACAAGCAGGTGGTCAAGGAAATCCAGCCGGAGGTCCTGGGCCAGGAGACGTACCCTGACACGTATTGGAACGTCATTCACCAGGGGATGCTCAAGGTGTCGAAGACCGGCTTCGAAGGCAGCGAGGCGGATTACACCGTCGCTGCGAAGACGGGGACCTCCCAGATGTCGGTGGCCGGCAAGAGCCTGGAGAACGCCGTATTCATCGCCTATGCCCCGGCGGAGAAGCCGAAGCTGGCTGTGGCGGTCGTCGTGCCCGAAGGCGGGTACGGGGCTTACGGCGCGGCGCCTATTGCCAGGAAGATTTTTGATGCTTACAATGAACGCATAGGGCTTTACGGCACGCCGAAGGTCCCTGCAGGAGAGGAGCCGCAGTAAGGATGAAAAAGCCGATCGAGATGGAAGATCCGACCAAACAGGAAACGTCGAAACGCCGCCATTTTACCATACGTATCAATTT containing:
- a CDS encoding transglutaminase domain-containing protein produces the protein MNVWSYVSGLNLVTVLIALVFGISVLQGLLRGATSSAKRLALMVTEGAATLLGLFLSWELTEWASPQVQLWLASRTLSIPPAELGFWEQLYYTGVTGLRDFSLLRFALLFVIGYGLIKQLLYRLIDPFVDSWLSEPAPPGRQRTAPSFLSSLVGGVIGAVTGAGRSLLMIALLFILTTLLPQTPLTSYIGASELYRKGATEVIRPVTGDFIEQRLPVFTRQVEEEFASILQRKYELVDAHIPGNIADAAKEIAAKGRNDEEKAKLLYQWVGTRVKYDWEKVRLYEEQRIWKEQTPEETFATKAGVCIDFSRLYAVMARSIGLDVKVVTGLGYDGRGGYGPHAWNEVYLAEDQKWVPLDSTWVASGGNWFNPPNFQETHIKEV
- a CDS encoding HAD-IA family hydrolase; the protein is MALSKRLDEYKAVFFDVGDTLLTIPAAQVIMGRFLAARDFHPDEARIGELFTEAFRLFYYGKEVGAFEACTPETDRQFWIRLYGYILEHLGVEEQKWTPEQVHACCHELYDLFTSPEHYSLFADVQEVLASLQARGLRLGVISNFAPTLPAILESKGILHFFDPVVVSTLAGLEKPDPAIFTLALKEAGLHPSDVLYVGDHDINDVWAPNQVGIDAVKILRYEYHSGTGIRSLRELLDS
- a CDS encoding peptidoglycan D,D-transpeptidase FtsI family protein; translation: MMTSFRSKEPGKRPWDSRRARVNVLFFIVFVMFSILVVRLATLQFVQGDELKQAETEFTESSTPIAPIRGNIFDRNGAPLAYTVSTQSLFFRITEGDLSERMDEIIALAGELEKIFANYGNKNLKPLTAAEIVERMDVGFDINKQETKINGYSYMPRRIKSDLTAEEIAYLLEHRDELKWLEVTEESARVYDERNLAVHLIGYLRPFSAAVNVENSYLSTYRDKKDEYLGDEYVGYDGLEFLYQEELRGENGTKSYPVNAAQKITGPYTLTPPIKGNNLILSMDREVQQVAEDAVTEHLAAMKRASGGSVLGQGREAVAGYAVAMEVDTGKVMAMASMPDYDPNIWHGGVSGGEWNEIRCRYLNGAIRERCADVPEKEISKHPPSLVPLGSTIKPLTVLLGLNEKLFAPYETYNDTGTYTYGKDKSRVNNSGFKSYGPINASKAIEVSSNTFMAAMIGERLYNRGGSPLDVWDQYMKKFGLGVRTGSDLPGESPGDIYYYDTVKQASTQAALVQASFGQQGRYTALQLAQYTAMLANKGKRLKPLFVDRIVTYDNKQVVKEIQPEVLGQETYPDTYWNVIHQGMLKVSKTGFEGSEADYTVAAKTGTSQMSVAGKSLENAVFIAYAPAEKPKLAVAVVVPEGGYGAYGAAPIARKIFDAYNERIGLYGTPKVPAGEEPQ